A DNA window from Pseudomonas tohonis contains the following coding sequences:
- a CDS encoding nucleotidyltransferase family protein, protein MEPHAQPPRCTLRGPVLPVAYENPLPHLQRWLRGDGQRLLALRCVASLGLRDAWLAAGFVRNLAWDRLHGYSDTTPLADLDLIHFDPDDLDPEADLRIEHSLRGMTGHLPWSVKNQARMHLRNGDAPYRDSRDAMSHWPEVQTAIGVRLRPGGGIEIITPFIQSGLLDLRVTPNPLHPRQEAFSERLREKGWLQRWPRLQVDTAPLGCLLHSSHFDEA, encoded by the coding sequence ATGGAGCCACACGCCCAGCCTCCGCGCTGCACGCTGCGGGGGCCGGTGCTGCCGGTGGCTTACGAGAACCCCCTGCCCCACCTGCAACGCTGGCTGCGCGGCGACGGCCAGCGCCTGCTGGCCCTGCGTTGCGTCGCCAGCCTGGGCCTGCGCGATGCCTGGCTGGCCGCCGGCTTCGTGCGCAACCTGGCCTGGGACCGGCTGCACGGCTACAGCGACACCACGCCGCTCGCCGATCTCGACCTCATCCACTTCGACCCCGATGACCTCGACCCCGAGGCCGACCTGCGCATCGAGCACAGCCTGCGCGGCATGACCGGGCACCTGCCCTGGTCGGTGAAGAACCAGGCGCGCATGCACCTGCGCAACGGCGACGCCCCCTACCGCGACAGCCGCGACGCCATGAGCCACTGGCCCGAAGTGCAGACCGCCATCGGTGTGCGCCTGCGCCCGGGCGGCGGCATCGAGATCATCACGCCCTTCATCCAGTCCGGCCTGCTCGACCTGCGCGTCACCCCCAACCCCCTGCACCCGCGCCAGGAAGCCTTCAGCGAACGCCTGCGGGAAAAAGGCTGGCTGCAACGCTGGCCGCGCCTGCAGGTGGACACGGCGCCCCTGGGTTGCCTGCTGCATAGCAGCCACTTCGACGAAGCCTGA
- a CDS encoding DUF2087 domain-containing protein: MSKTLIPFATHDMSALARSLVRQLEGRERPPGHVQMLNLLARARGFRSFQALRASQVAERQLAEAPAGDAVDYVLVRRLLRYFDEQGRLNAWPGKHSHRRPCLWMTWMALPPRIAMSEREVDGHIRAAASLGDHVLLRREMVDAGWLVRTPDGREYRRVELRPEPLAMALREQLGRRSA; encoded by the coding sequence GTGTCCAAGACGCTTATCCCTTTCGCCACCCATGACATGTCCGCGCTCGCCCGCTCGCTGGTCCGCCAGCTGGAGGGACGCGAGCGGCCGCCGGGCCATGTGCAGATGCTCAACCTGCTGGCCCGCGCCCGGGGCTTTCGCAGCTTCCAGGCGCTGCGCGCGAGCCAGGTCGCCGAACGCCAGCTGGCCGAGGCGCCCGCCGGCGATGCGGTGGACTACGTGCTGGTCCGCCGCCTGCTGCGCTACTTCGACGAGCAGGGCCGCCTTAATGCCTGGCCGGGCAAGCACAGCCACCGGCGTCCCTGCCTGTGGATGACCTGGATGGCGCTGCCGCCGCGCATCGCGATGAGCGAACGCGAGGTCGACGGCCATATCCGCGCGGCGGCGAGCCTGGGTGACCACGTGTTGTTGCGGCGCGAGATGGTCGATGCCGGCTGGCTGGTGCGCACGCCCGACGGGCGCGAGTACCGTCGCGTGGAGCTGCGCCCGGAGCCGCTGGCGATGGCCCTGCGCGAGCAGTTGGGCAGGCGTTCGGCCTGA